In Leptolyngbya sp. NIES-2104, the genomic window ACACCTCGGTCCTGGCTTGGGTGTTGTTGAATTAACCCTCGCCCTTTATCAAACCCTAGATCTCGATCGCGACAAAGTGATCTGGGATGTCGGACACCAAGCGTACCCCCACAAGCTGATCACCGGACGCTACGCTGATTTCCACACACTCCGCCAGAAAGACGGCGTTGCGGGCTATCTGAAACGCTGCGAAAGCAAATTCGACCATTTCGGTGCAGGTCACGCCTCGACCAGCATCTCTGCCGCACTCGGTATGGCACTCGCTCGTGATGCCCAAGGCGACAATTTCAAAGTTGCCGCAGTCATCGGTGATGGCGCACTCACAGGCGGCATGGCACTCGAAGCGATCAACCACGCCGGACATTTACCGAAAACGAATCTTCTTGTCGTTCTCAACGATAACGAGATGTCGATTTCTCCCAATGTCGGCGCAATTCCCCGTTATCTGAACAAAATGCGGCTGAGTCCCCCAGTTCAATTCCTGACGGACAACATCGAAGAACAGATGAAAAACATGCCGTTCTCACCGGAGTTATCTCGTCTCAAAGAGGGCATGAAGCGTCTCGCCGTTCCCAAAGTGGGCGCTGTATTTGAAGAATTGGGCTTCACCTACATGGGTCCGGTGGACGGACACAATTTAGAAGAGCTAATCGCAACTTTTAAAGAAGCACACAAACATCCCGGTCCGGTTCTCGTTCATGTCGCAACCGTCAAAGGAAAAGGATATGCGATCGCAGAACAAGATCAAGTCGGCTACCACGCCCAAACCCCATTCAACCTTGCAACCGGAAAAGCGGTTCCCTCCAACAAGCCCAAACCCCCCAGCTATTCCAAAGTCTTCGGGGAAACCTTGAGCAAACTTGCAGAAGACAATCCCCGCATTCTTGGAATCACTGCTGCAATGGCAACCGGAACCGGACTAGACATTTTCCAAAAACGAGTTCCGAAACAATACATAGATGTGGGCATTGCAGAACAGCACGCGGTCACACTAGCGGCTGGACTCGCCTGTGAAGGAATGCGCCCCGTCGCAACGATCTATTCAACCTTCCTCCAACGTGCCTACGACCAAATCGTTCACGATGTCTGCATCCAAAACCTTCCGGTCTTTTTCTGTATGGATCGTGCAGGTATTGTCGGCTCTGACGGTCCGACCCATCAAGGAATGTACGACATTGCCTATCTCCGATCGATTCCCAACATCGTACTAATGGCTCCCAAAGACGAAGCCGAACTCCAGCGAATGCTCGTCACCGGAATCAATCACACCTCAAGCCCGATCGCAATGCGCTACCCACGCGGCAACGGTTACGGCGTTCCATTAATGGAAGAAGGCTGGGAAGAATTACCGATCGGAAAAGCCGAAATTCTCCGTCAAGGTGACGATCTTCTAATGATCGGCTACGGTTCAATGGTCTATCCCGCCATGCAAACCGCCGAAATTCTCAGCGAACATGGCATCGAAGCCACTGTAATCAATGCTCGATTTGCCAAACCGCTTGACGAAGAGTTAATTCATCCCTTAGCTCAGAAAATCGGTCGAGTGGTTACGCTGGAAGAAGGCTGTCTACCTGGAGGATTTGGAAGTGCGATCGTCGAATCCCTAATGGATGCTGGCGTAGTTGTTCCAGTTACCCGAATTGGTGTGCCTGATATTCTGGTCGATCACGCCACTCCCGATGAATCGAAGGCGGCGTTAGGATTAACTCCTCCACAAATGGCGGATCGAATTCTAAAGACGGTTGTAAAAGAACGAGGTGCGATCGCAGCACTCTAGATAGCTAAAAGAGGTTCTTGATCCGACAGATCGAGAACCTCTTTCATTCAGCAAACTTGAATTTAAAATCGCGATCATCAACTCTTGAGCTTAATATACAAAATCTTACTGACAGGATTATTTTCGCTTGCTACTTCTTGAACCTCAAATAAGCCTATATCTCGAATCAACGCACCAAGTTTGCTGTAGTCGTAATTTCTTGAATCAAAAGACGGTGAGATCTTATTAATCTGAGAGCCAAATGCTCCCAAATTGGCTAATCCGTCTTCTCCTGAGGCAGCTTCATAAGCACGCCGCAGTAAATTAATCAATTTCTTGTCCTGCCGCAACCGAGCAGTTTTAGAGGCAGGCTTACTACTCTCCTCTTGCTTGCTCGTCTCTTGCTCCTTTTTTGGCTGTCCGTTCTTTACTAAGACGGTTTGTACCAGCTCTTCTTCACCGTTAGGCTTTACCCCAAACGTTGTACAAGATTCCTCCTGCCCACCTAAGATTTCAGTGTACGTAAACTTATCGCAGGCTTTCTGAAAGGGTGCAGGCGTTTGTTTTCGCCCAAACCCATATACGAACAGTCCAGATTCTCTTAATCGACAAGCAAGCCTTGTGAAATCGCTGTCACTGGACACTAAGCAAAAGCCATCAAAATTGCCTGTATACAGCAAATCCATTGCATCAATAATCAGAGCGCTGTCTGTTGCATTCTTGCCAGACGTATGGCTGTACTGCTGAATCGGCTGAATCGCGTAAATGTGCAATTTTTCCTTGCAGCCTTTCAACTGACTCTGTGTCCAGTCGCCGTATGTCCGTTTCACATTTGCGGTTCCATACTTAGCGACTTCTTCCAGAAGTGGCTCGATCAAGTTTGCGCTTGCGTTATCTGCATCGATTAGAACAGCTAGTCGATCGTCTCTCAGTTTTCTCTCTTCCATAGGTTCCTGTTCACAACAATTGAAACCCAGGATTCCCATGATTCGAGCCTAGTCGATCGCATCCAAAAGAACTTAAAAGCTTCAAACTCAGTCTCAGCGACCACTTTAGGCAAAATCCAAAAAACTTTCCGAAACCTGCTTGACAGCCTTCTAATTCACACGCTATATTATCAAAGCGCGGGTGAGAGAGACGGAGCCGAGCGAAAGCCGCCCACTCCTCATTTGTGAGAACTGAACCTATAAAACAGAATAGTTTAGAAGCCAGAGAAAGGAAAGCCTTCGTCAAGAAAATGTCTCTATTTATGTAGAGACCGGAAGGATAACCGGATAAACATCTAATTATCGAGCTACAAACAACTTCAACATGGAGAGTTTGATCCTGGCTCAGGATGAACGCTGGCGGTATGCTTAACACATGCAAGTCGAACGGAAGACTTCGGTCTTTAGTGGCGGACGGGTGAGTAACGCGTGAGAACATGCCTATCGATTGGGGACAACAGTTGGAAACGACTGCTAATACCGAATGTGCCCTTTGGGGTGAAAGATTTATCGTCGATAGATTGGCTCGCGTCAGATTAGCTAGTAGGAGTGGTAACGGCACCCCTAGGCGACGATCTGTACTTGGTCTGAGAGGATGACCAGGCACACTGGAACTGAGACACGGTCCAGACTCCTACGGGAGGCAGCAGTGGGGAATTTTCCGCAATGGGCGCAAGCCTGACGGAGCAATACCGCGTGAGGGAGGACGCTTTTTGGAGTGTAAACCTCTTTTATTAGGGAAGAAATGATGACGGTACCTAATGAATCAGCATCGGCTAACTCCGTGCCAGCAGCCGCGGTAATACGGAGGATGCAAGCGTTATCCGGAATTATTGGGCGTAAAGCGTCCGTAGGTGGCAGTTCAAGTCTTTTGTCAAAGCGTGCGGCTTAACCGCATACGGGCGGAGGAAACTGGGCTGCTAGAGTGCGATAGGGGTTACAGGAATTCCCAGTGTAGCGGTGAAATGCGTAGATATTGGGAAGAACACCAGCGGCGAAAGCGTGTGACTGGGTCTGCACTGACACTGAGGGACGAAAGCTAGGGGAGCGAAAGGGATTAGATACCCCTGTAGTCCTAGCCGTAAACGATGACAACTAGGTGTGGTTCGTATCGACCCGAGCCGTGCCGTAGCCAACGCGTTAAGTTGTCCGCCTGGGGAGTACGCACGCAAGTGTGAAACTCAAAGGAATTGACGGGGGCCCGCACAAGCGGTGGAGTATGTGGTTTAATTCGATGCAACGCGAAGAACCTTACCAAGGCTTGACATCCTCGGAATCCCTGTGAAAGTAGGGAGTGCCTTCGGGAGCCGAGAGACAGGTGGTGCATGGCTGTCGTCAGCTCGTGTCGTGAGATGTTGGGTTAAGTCCCGCAACGAGCGCAACCCACGTTTTTAGTTGCCAGCATTCAGTTGGGCACTCTAGAGAGACTGCCGGTGACAAACCGGAGGAAGGTGTGGATGACGTCAAGTCAGCATGCCCCTTACGCCTTGGGCTACACACGTACTACAATGCGTTGGACAAAGAGTCGCAAGCTAGCGATAGCAAGCCAATCTCATAAACCAACGCTCAGTTCAGATTGCAGGCTGCAACTCGCCTGCATGAAGGCGGAATCGCTAGTAATCGCAGGTCAGCATACTGCGGTGAATACGTTCCCGGGCCTTGTACACACCGCCCGTCACACCATGGGAGTTGGTCACGCCCGAAGTCGTTACTCTAACCGTTCGCGGAGGAGGATGCCGAAGGTGGGGCTGATGACTGGGGTGAAGTCGTAACAAGGTAGCCGTACCGGAAGGTGTGGCTGGATCACCTCCTTAAAGGGAGACCTACCCCTTCTGATTTAGCTTAGTCTGAAACAGAAGTTGGTCATCTCAAGGTCGGTCGAAGCTTTCCATTGATTTCGCTGTGCTTCTAAACTATCCCGGTTCAGGGAAATGTGGGCTATTAGCTCAGGTGGTTAGAGCGCACCCCTGATAAGGGTGAGGTCCCTGGTTCGAGTCCAGGATGGCCCACTCCATTCAATCAGGCGTGATGTGTTTTAACGCATGGGGGTTTAGCTCAGTTGGTAGAGCGCCTGCTTTGCAAGCAGGATGTCAGCGGTTCGAGTCCGCTAACCTCCACCAA contains:
- the dxs gene encoding 1-deoxy-D-xylulose-5-phosphate synthase, with protein sequence MHLSELTHPNQLHGLSIFQLQQIARQIREKHLQTVAAIGGHLGPGLGVVELTLALYQTLDLDRDKVIWDVGHQAYPHKLITGRYADFHTLRQKDGVAGYLKRCESKFDHFGAGHASTSISAALGMALARDAQGDNFKVAAVIGDGALTGGMALEAINHAGHLPKTNLLVVLNDNEMSISPNVGAIPRYLNKMRLSPPVQFLTDNIEEQMKNMPFSPELSRLKEGMKRLAVPKVGAVFEELGFTYMGPVDGHNLEELIATFKEAHKHPGPVLVHVATVKGKGYAIAEQDQVGYHAQTPFNLATGKAVPSNKPKPPSYSKVFGETLSKLAEDNPRILGITAAMATGTGLDIFQKRVPKQYIDVGIAEQHAVTLAAGLACEGMRPVATIYSTFLQRAYDQIVHDVCIQNLPVFFCMDRAGIVGSDGPTHQGMYDIAYLRSIPNIVLMAPKDEAELQRMLVTGINHTSSPIAMRYPRGNGYGVPLMEEGWEELPIGKAEILRQGDDLLMIGYGSMVYPAMQTAEILSEHGIEATVINARFAKPLDEELIHPLAQKIGRVVTLEEGCLPGGFGSAIVESLMDAGVVVPVTRIGVPDILVDHATPDESKAALGLTPPQMADRILKTVVKERGAIAAL
- a CDS encoding NYN domain-containing protein → MEERKLRDDRLAVLIDADNASANLIEPLLEEVAKYGTANVKRTYGDWTQSQLKGCKEKLHIYAIQPIQQYSHTSGKNATDSALIIDAMDLLYTGNFDGFCLVSSDSDFTRLACRLRESGLFVYGFGRKQTPAPFQKACDKFTYTEILGGQEESCTTFGVKPNGEEELVQTVLVKNGQPKKEQETSKQEESSKPASKTARLRQDKKLINLLRRAYEAASGEDGLANLGAFGSQINKISPSFDSRNYDYSKLGALIRDIGLFEVQEVASENNPVSKILYIKLKS